The Deltaproteobacteria bacterium DNA window GACGAATGAGTTCCCGGTACGGCGAAACGGTGCGGAACACGCTGCCCAGCCAAGTGCCGATCCCGAGGTCTGCGAGGTGGCGAAATGTCTTTTCACGCCGCTCTTTGCTGCGGCCCAGTATTACGTCCGTGAGGCCACAGCGACCACCCTCTGCGGTGCCGGCCGTACCGAACCCTTCGACGCGCAGAAACTGCGGAGGACTTCTATCGGAACTCAGGCGGTCGAGACTCTCCTTCGTGAACGTCTCGCCAGTTTGTTGCAGCATTTTTGGCGCGCTGGTGATGGTGCTCGATCGGTGTGTGTCCGCCGACACATGCCCAGGGGCGACTTCTGCAAACTTGAGAGACGTCGCCGCCTCAGCACCCGCCAACGTTGCGATCAGGTCGAAGGCATCCAGTGCTGCCAGCTCGGCCTTCAGGAGGTTCGCCACATCATCGCGCGCAAGGAACTCGGTCAAGCCTTCGCGGCTGCGCCCGTCTCTTGTCTTGGTCCAGCGGAGATGCCGGAGAACAAGCCGGGGATCACCACCGAGCCGAGCAACGAGCTTGGTGGCGTCAACCTCCCCGATTCGCAGCTCCTTTGCCGCCAAGGCGGAGAGTTCTGTGTGCAACTGCGCCCCACTGGCCGATTCTGATGCATCATGAGGGGCGTGCCCGGCGATCAGTTGAATCGGGCCCAGGCCGAGAGGTCGTAAACGGCAGGCATGCAGCGAGGAGATCAGCACGATCACCCGAGGACCCTGCCGCTGTTCAGCCCAGTCTCGCAGCGCCGCCAGGCCGGCCCCCAGCGTGCCAGGCGACTCCCCGTCCACGAGCCGCTGAATGAGCTCGTCGACGGGAGCAAACAAGAGCGGCGGGAGGTTACCCGGTGGGAGGTGGAGATCATCGACGAGGCCGCGAGCGCGTTCCTCAATCAGCGGTGCGTCCAACGGGCGCGCCGAATACCGGCGGCCGTCACCCTGGTCGCGAACGACGCCGTCAAGATCGAGTTGCTGGAACCCTAAGCGTTGCCGGCAGTCGGTGATGAACGACTCGCGCCCAAGGTCGGCATCGAGCACCGCAAGAACGACCTGTGCTGTGCTCTGCCTTATCGCTTCGCAAAATGCCTCGTAGGCCCTCGGTACGGCCAAGGCAAGGGTCAACTGGTCGATCCTCCTGGGCTCTGGAAGCGGAAGCTGCCAAGTTTCCTCGGACCGAAAGCCCGAACGATCGACCAGCCGAACACCCACCGATACGGCTCTTTGACCTGGGAGGATATAGCCGGAAAGTTGGACCTCGTGGCTCGCAGTTCTACCAGGATACTCTGGGAGGTCGAGCCGCGCTTTGGTCTGACCCGGCAGCGACAGCCCTGCTTGGTGATCAGTCTCGGCATCGAAAAGGAGGCTGACGTCCCGGAGCTGTCTGGTCCCCTCGGGGGTGACCCGGACTCGCAAGCGGACACGGTTGCTTTCATCCAGCGCGCAGTCGCCGACAGCGACACGCGGCCGCACCAAGGACGTGACGTACCGGCGCTCACATTCCAAGACGTCGCGCAGGACACCGCGCGTGCGCTCGACCAGCTTCACCGCATAGGGAAGCCACTGACCGCGATCCGCGATCGGTTGAACGTTGGCCACTTCCTTGCGGTCAAGAGCGTGCAACGCGGTGGCGATCCAGCCCGCCCGTGCGCTTAGAAGATCTTGATCGGCGGGCAGTTGGTCGCGAGGCAGTATGCTTCGCAGGCCAGCGATGAGATCCGAAAGTGCCCCCTCTGCGCCGGTGAGCGAGTACGCAGTTTCGGCCAACTTCCGCAAACACGAAAGCGCCGCCTCCCGGTGGCGCACCCATTGTGCATCCGGGTAAAGCTGGCCGTGACACCGGTGTAAGCCGACCAGGGCTGACAGCAGCAGGTGGGTAGGGCCGCTCTTGATAGCCGGCCGCAGCGCGGTCGCGAGCTGGTCGAGAATGTCCGCCGACGGAGTTACGGGCGCCTCCGTGCCTTCAAGGATTGCCGACACCGCTTCGAAGTCGCGCCGGGCCGCCGAATCCCAAGGGAGAACCGCAAGGCAAGCGGCAATCAGTGACGGCGGCAACTCGATCAGGTCCGGAACCAGGTGCCGCAATAGACCGCCGTCGCCTCGAACTTCGCGTTGTGCGGCTTGGAGCAGCAGCCGCGCGAACTCGGTGCAAAACCAGGGGAAGGCGAAGTACTTCGCGTCAAGCTGAGCAGCGCGCAACCCGGACACCGGTCGCTGTCGCCGCCCAATGCGCTGTAGCCACAAGACTGCCAGCGCGTCGAGGTCCCTGGGTGTGCTGCCTTGGGCCGAAATGCGTCGCTGTAACTCGGTGCGCAGTGGGCCATCCCAACCGTGCTGCGTGTCCGGTACGTGGTATAGCACGAGCCGGAGCTGGCGAGGCGTCAGTTTCTCGATCAGCTCGGTTATTTCCGCCGGCACCCTCACTGCGCGCTCTGCCAAAAAGCGCAGGACCAAGATCCGTGCGTCGCGCGTCCGGCACGTCGGCAAGATTTCCGAGAATGGCCGGTTGGCAACCTGGAGGTCGTAGATTGCGCGCGCCGCTTCGGCGGGGGGCCTTGCCCACGCCGGACTGGTCGTCTCAATAGGTTGCGCGTGCAACTGCTCCAAGAATGTCACGACCTTCTTCCATGTGGCCTCGCGATCCTGCGCGGTCACCCGTGAGAACACACTCAGCGCGCCCGCGCTTGTCAGGGCACCGATCGCCAAGCCATCGGGCTCACCCATAACGACGAGTTGGCGCACCGGCTCGTCGATCTGGTGGGTCCAGATCCGCCCGCCGTCTGAAGCTCTTACGAGGTCGAGATTGCCGTCTTCGGTTCCAGTGAGGAAATAGGGCTGGCCGTCGATCGAGACGCTGTCGACGCTGCGAATGCCTCCGTCGAGCCGGCAGGTCCAGGCCAGGCGCTGCACCTCGCTCTGCTGACTCAGGTCGGCGCACCACAACAGGCCGTCACGCGCTCCTACTACGGCGAACTGCGGGGAGTTGGATGCGCTGAAGCGCACTGCAAGTGCACCAGTCCCCAGTGCCCATAACCATCGGCGGGAGGTGAGACGGCCGCCTTGATCCAGCCGGTACAACACCGCCGGTCCTGCCCGACCAGTGCAGGCAATCAGTCGATAGGCACCTGCACCGTCCGTGCTGAGGTCGATCGCGGACACGTCGGCGAGATCCAGTATCTGCTCACTGGTCGGCTGAATGCTGCTTCCTACTAGGAGGTAGGTACACAGATGTGACCGGTGCTGTTGACGCAAGACGACGGCAATAAGCGCGGAGTCGGCGTTGGCGGGGCACGTGGCAGCGGCGGTGACATTGCCGCCAGGGGGGGCTTGAAGTTTCTGCACGCAGCGAAGCTCGTTACCAGGCGATGCGAGCGCGTACACGTACAGACTGCCCGAGCCCGAGACGAGCAGCAGGCGATCCTGTTTATCGGCGCGTACGCGTAGGACGCTGCGGATTACGTCGTTATCCATGTCCGGAAACACCGGCATAGAATGGGGCAGCTTAACTCGCCCCGAACGATCCAAGGTGGTCACGGTCACGGAGTTCCGTTCAGCCGCGGCCAGCCATCTTTCCCCCGTGCGACCGTGCACAGAGCAACTAACCGAGGCCAGGCCCACCACATCGCGCGGGTGTTGGCTGATGCCGAACCGAAAAGTGTCCGCGGGTAAATAAGTGTTGACCCAGCGTTCGAGCCCAAACGTGACTCGCTCGATCAGGTCGTCGATTCCGCGAGGTTCTGCACCATGCCACACGTCGTCGCGGTTGCGGCGTGCGCGCTGCTGCAACTGCTCGAACGCCGGATCGCTTGGCGCAGTGGGCCAACTGAGGGCGCGCACCGTGCGATCAATCTGCTCGCGAATCGCCAGCGGCGCCTGATTTGAGTAGACGCTCCAGAGAAGCGCTGGAATGAAGTCAACCCCATCGGGCAGCAACCGCGGAGGGTCGGCAGCGGAGATGCGTCGTTCCAGCGCCTGCAGGAGGGGCGCAACAGCAGGCGACTGAACTCGAGGGTCGGCGGTCGAGGAAACGAGGCCAGCAACCTGTGCGACCAGGTCAGCCCGCTGCTGGGGCGAAGCTCGGTCGGCTTCCTTAAGAACGCTCTCGACCACGGCGACCAAGAGCGGGCGCCGCTGCGAGTCGGAAAGGCCATCGGTGCGAGCGGCCTTGATCCGCTCTTCAGCACTGTCCAGGCGAAGATGTTGCCAACAGGCCTCCCAGCGTTCTCGGATGAGGTCGCGGCCAACATATTGCAGCCGGTTTAGTCGACCGTCGCTGAATGCCACCATCAGATCCGGCCACCGCGTTCGTGAGGCTGCGTCATCGGACGGCGGCAGGAAGGCCAGAGCAACGGGAGAATCGCCCACCCGTTGCCGCCACAGCTCCTCCGTGGCGCCATACCTTCCACAGAATGCAATCAATTGCCGATGGTCGCATCCGGCAATGCCCCGCGTCTGCACTTCCAGATCACGCCGGCATACGGCGATGGCAGTAACCGACTCCACGCTCAGTGAGGCACGCTGCCAGTCGTCAGCTTCGCAGTAGAGTCGGATAATTTCGTCGCCGACTGCAAGACAGAGGGCGCTACCGTCCCACGCGACAGCCTGTGGACCCCGCCGCGCACGTGCCAGAACCGCGCGCGCCTCCGCAGCAGCCTTCTCCGGAATTCCGGCAAACGGGTCGATCCCAGCCGCGGTTGAGAAGTTCCACTCCTCCAGGGCCGTGGGCAGACGCGGATCGGGGATGCCCTGCCAGCCCCCAACTCCGTTGGTCTCCATATCGTCCGCAGCCGGCTCCAGCCTCGGTCTGTCGGCTTCGAGCCACACCAAACCATGATAAGCGACGACGGTGAAGGGTTCCTCCGTGTCTTGCGGGATACGCCGGACCACAATCCAGAGGTCCGAGCGCAGCCCCACACGGCGCTGCTGGTTGGTCACCGCGACCGAGACGACGTGATCCCACAGCGGATCAAACCCGTTCAGTCGCCGCGGTTCACATACAGCGCCGAGATTATCCGCCCGACCGACGATCACCCAGCCGGCCGTGGTCACCATGACGTACAGTCCAGTCTTGCCGCGATCATTCGCAGTAGCAGCGACAAGGCGGCAGGGCGGCCAGTCTTGCCCGATGTTAATTTCACCAAAACCACTGCCGATTACTCGGCTAGAGGCAACCAACACGAGTTCGTCTTCAAGATGGTCGACAAGTATTTCGACAGCTTTCCAGTTGCCTGGCTGGTCTTGGTCGGTGAGGTCTTGAAGACCATGCAGCTGCTTGGCTGTCAGCAGGCGGTGTTCGCCGCCGATCGCTGCATCCGACACTGCTCCTTCACGGACAGTAACGGGCTCCTGCGCCACCGGTGTGTTATCTCCCCCTAACAATCCAATCCGACTCCTACCTTACATTCGACCGCCAGTGCAAGGCTCACGAGCAGTTAATTCAGTCCCTAGAACCAACGGACCGTGATTAGGAGCGCTGGGTTCCCTCTGGTCCAGGGCGACACGCGCGTGAACATCGCCAAGGCGTGAGTCACGGCCTCGGCTGGCCGCACTCCGGATTCGGGGGGCCAGGTTAGATCGTGCCCTTCCCCCCACAGTACTCCGCCCCGCGGGCGAACAGGCCGGTGTCCTCCGACTACCCCTAATCCGGCGCTAAGGTTTTCAGGAGTTGCGCAAGCCCTTGTGGTCAGCGGCCGAAAGCGCTGCATCTATGCGACCCTGCGGGTTCTGCGGCAGCCGTGCGTGGCCTGGCCCGGCGATGCTTAGCGCCGGATTAGGGACTACGCCCGCCCGTTTGCGCCGCCGCTGATTCGTGGTATCCGAGCGGCTCGTTTGCGGAGGGCACGATGATCGAGCGCACGCTGGAGTTTCCGTCCGACTTCGTTTGGGGCAGCGCCACGGCGGCCCACCAGGTCGAGGGCGATAATCGCCACAACAACTGGTGGGCTCACGAGTTGGCCCCCGACACCAACGCCATCGAGCCCTCCGGGATCACCTGCGATCACTACCATCGCTTCGCCGAGGATTTCCGGCTGACCAAGTCGCTGGGCCACACCGCCCACCGCCTGTCGATCGAGTGGAGCCGGATCGAGCCGCGCGAGGGCGAGATCAACCGCACCGAGATCGAGCACTATCGCGTCGTGCTCTCGACCCTGCGCGAACTCGGCATCGAGCCTTGGGTGACGCTGCACCACTTCACCGAACCGCAGTGGCTGGCGCAGCGCGGCGGTATGTCACGGGCTGAGAACATCGAGGCTTTCCGCCGCTTCGTCGAGCTGGCGGCGAAACAGTACGGCGACCTGGTCAGCCACTGGTGCACGATCAACGAACCGACCGTGGTTGCCGAGCTGGGTTTCCGCTTCGGCTACTTTCCGCCGCGGCTGCACGAAGAGGCGCTGGCAACGCAGGCGCTGGGCAATTTCTTGCGCGCCCACACCCAAGCCGCACAAACGCTGCGCGCCCACGCCCGCTTGTCGCCCAGCGTCGGCATCACCCTAGCCGTGCAGCAACACGAGCCGCTGCACGCCGAGAACCAGGCCGACCGGGCGCTGGCGCTCCGCCGTGACGCCGAGTCCACCGGCGCCTGCTACGAGGCGCTGCGCACCGGCGTG harbors:
- a CDS encoding family 1 glycosylhydrolase, whose product is MIERTLEFPSDFVWGSATAAHQVEGDNRHNNWWAHELAPDTNAIEPSGITCDHYHRFAEDFRLTKSLGHTAHRLSIEWSRIEPREGEINRTEIEHYRVVLSTLRELGIEPWVTLHHFTEPQWLAQRGGMSRAENIEAFRRFVELAAKQYGDLVSHWCTINEPTVVAELGFRFGYFPPRLHEEALATQALGNFLRAHTQAAQTLRAHARLSPSVGITLAVQQHEPLHAENQADRALALRRDAESTGACYEALRTGVFRYPGQPAVEIPGLRQASDFVGVQYYTRMRYSAAEGGPALQPDPDRTLTQMAWEIYPEGLAPLLRRAAFTGLPVYVTENGVCHDDDRIRVEYIADHLAAVEQVRREGADIRGYFYWSLMDNFEWNFGYGPKFGLVAIDRQTLARHPRQSAHFFAEIARSGKVTPELVRRFMS
- a CDS encoding ATP-binding protein, which translates into the protein MAQEPVTVREGAVSDAAIGGEHRLLTAKQLHGLQDLTDQDQPGNWKAVEILVDHLEDELVLVASSRVIGSGFGEINIGQDWPPCRLVAATANDRGKTGLYVMVTTAGWVIVGRADNLGAVCEPRRLNGFDPLWDHVVSVAVTNQQRRVGLRSDLWIVVRRIPQDTEEPFTVVAYHGLVWLEADRPRLEPAADDMETNGVGGWQGIPDPRLPTALEEWNFSTAAGIDPFAGIPEKAAAEARAVLARARRGPQAVAWDGSALCLAVGDEIIRLYCEADDWQRASLSVESVTAIAVCRRDLEVQTRGIAGCDHRQLIAFCGRYGATEELWRQRVGDSPVALAFLPPSDDAASRTRWPDLMVAFSDGRLNRLQYVGRDLIRERWEACWQHLRLDSAEERIKAARTDGLSDSQRRPLLVAVVESVLKEADRASPQQRADLVAQVAGLVSSTADPRVQSPAVAPLLQALERRISAADPPRLLPDGVDFIPALLWSVYSNQAPLAIREQIDRTVRALSWPTAPSDPAFEQLQQRARRNRDDVWHGAEPRGIDDLIERVTFGLERWVNTYLPADTFRFGISQHPRDVVGLASVSCSVHGRTGERWLAAAERNSVTVTTLDRSGRVKLPHSMPVFPDMDNDVIRSVLRVRADKQDRLLLVSGSGSLYVYALASPGNELRCVQKLQAPPGGNVTAAATCPANADSALIAVVLRQQHRSHLCTYLLVGSSIQPTSEQILDLADVSAIDLSTDGAGAYRLIACTGRAGPAVLYRLDQGGRLTSRRWLWALGTGALAVRFSASNSPQFAVVGARDGLLWCADLSQQSEVQRLAWTCRLDGGIRSVDSVSIDGQPYFLTGTEDGNLDLVRASDGGRIWTHQIDEPVRQLVVMGEPDGLAIGALTSAGALSVFSRVTAQDREATWKKVVTFLEQLHAQPIETTSPAWARPPAEAARAIYDLQVANRPFSEILPTCRTRDARILVLRFLAERAVRVPAEITELIEKLTPRQLRLVLYHVPDTQHGWDGPLRTELQRRISAQGSTPRDLDALAVLWLQRIGRRQRPVSGLRAAQLDAKYFAFPWFCTEFARLLLQAAQREVRGDGGLLRHLVPDLIELPPSLIAACLAVLPWDSAARRDFEAVSAILEGTEAPVTPSADILDQLATALRPAIKSGPTHLLLSALVGLHRCHGQLYPDAQWVRHREAALSCLRKLAETAYSLTGAEGALSDLIAGLRSILPRDQLPADQDLLSARAGWIATALHALDRKEVANVQPIADRGQWLPYAVKLVERTRGVLRDVLECERRYVTSLVRPRVAVGDCALDESNRVRLRVRVTPEGTRQLRDVSLLFDAETDHQAGLSLPGQTKARLDLPEYPGRTASHEVQLSGYILPGQRAVSVGVRLVDRSGFRSEETWQLPLPEPRRIDQLTLALAVPRAYEAFCEAIRQSTAQVVLAVLDADLGRESFITDCRQRLGFQQLDLDGVVRDQGDGRRYSARPLDAPLIEERARGLVDDLHLPPGNLPPLLFAPVDELIQRLVDGESPGTLGAGLAALRDWAEQRQGPRVIVLISSLHACRLRPLGLGPIQLIAGHAPHDASESASGAQLHTELSALAAKELRIGEVDATKLVARLGGDPRLVLRHLRWTKTRDGRSREGLTEFLARDDVANLLKAELAALDAFDLIATLAGAEAATSLKFAEVAPGHVSADTHRSSTITSAPKMLQQTGETFTKESLDRLSSDRSPPQFLRVEGFGTAGTAEGGRCGLTDVILGRSKERREKTFRHLADLGIGTWLGSVFRTVSPYRELIRRLYDAIPPGPQRDTAVYAKLVGPDRSPAEAVSPTDLVDLSEPDLQRLMPQTTREDLRCLRRLARVWAGQDDDEVERAVRELFRGDSATRLPAASADWDAPLAGVGALAFRIAHAGAAAGDGGHTHVLWTGDDSSTSLDALSGAVDAAEAQRTTIDTRRKEEARAAGKVRGDEGDHPPCRVMVIGSRAQTLGLDPSRKLAVFGLRDLIDAAWVGSMKDNLIRKARAQLRLSAFSPFQTAGSLPPGSRLFFGRDDELDFIRVNIRRTSILVVGCRRVGKTSLLNQVRYWAQTERDLLPIYVNLEGVGDRNSFIAAVDTELKALTPQGTPQLNAGLAPREALRVFGQELKGRGMIPVFLLNEVDELVEKDSPFIHELRGMNDDGLARFVMVGYSVISRLASQGSPFYHFTEGSSFDRKAIVLTALSRDAGRKLLGQLEGGDLQLKWRSEAEGRAAYDTFLDRSYCIPWVLQTYGRLLVERLEADRREVLTKPDAEAVVGNAPGEDSVVWRFIENIRYDGLGYREASEEDERTSPRLRPETLRAGFQLVLFAVARQRYFLGGARAPIRDRRLSERSPLDKDLGFTVADARGVVKDTIRDLLRPSERPAIEDWFDRLDLEQALRLLTLTLMLEPDPAQYDRYGFLLHIVPMELARKYADADPTLDGRIVQKTTDLIECMR